In Acaryochloris marina S15, a single genomic region encodes these proteins:
- a CDS encoding protein kinase domain-containing protein — MITLTLLHPVQSTPVQSWSFEQDPVIRIGRAVDNHVVLYSAVVSRYHVELRQTGAQWEVVNIGTNGTYLDGKRVHQAPLADGNIMRLARSGPNIQIHIDESGSSGSKYSQPDVTAAPNSPSIQAQPPQPQGAAPPSAEMSPSLQNAEEGFRVTGQTPFPKHPQDEQSRFQYPCTNDGSKPAANCQNSPANKGSLVCTDCGLPLKVWRQIGQYHILKPLGTGDNTFIAWRDGHMVVLKTLQQEWLDHEDALIAFQDQAAQLCQTSHPGIPKIYEAFEIEGQPYLVSEMIYGQNLKQWVTERGPLSQEQTILWISDICEVLDYLHQQSPAIIHRNLKPANFLRPTIPHGFKEVVLVNFGEMQLLSPEAGTFIGSVGYTAPELQAGKAAPASDLYALGATLVYILTGQEPDAFYRLGDEEFRLHVEDVPRLSPEMADVIQRLTHPQPQNRYSSASQVAEAMRELLPAPI, encoded by the coding sequence GTGATTACTCTAACGCTCTTGCATCCTGTTCAATCCACTCCCGTTCAAAGTTGGAGCTTTGAGCAAGATCCAGTCATCCGCATTGGTCGAGCTGTGGACAACCATGTTGTGCTTTACAGTGCAGTTGTCTCCCGTTATCACGTCGAACTTCGACAAACGGGCGCCCAGTGGGAAGTCGTCAACATCGGTACAAATGGCACCTACTTGGACGGCAAACGCGTTCATCAAGCCCCTTTGGCAGATGGCAACATCATGCGCCTCGCCCGTTCTGGCCCTAATATTCAAATCCATATTGATGAAAGTGGGAGTAGTGGCAGTAAGTATAGTCAACCTGATGTGACGGCTGCTCCCAACTCACCCAGCATCCAGGCCCAACCCCCACAACCCCAAGGCGCTGCTCCTCCTTCAGCAGAGATGAGTCCCTCACTGCAGAATGCCGAAGAAGGCTTTCGAGTGACGGGCCAGACGCCCTTTCCTAAACACCCTCAAGATGAACAGAGTCGCTTTCAGTATCCCTGTACGAATGACGGATCAAAACCTGCTGCCAACTGTCAAAATTCACCTGCGAACAAGGGATCGTTGGTTTGTACCGATTGTGGTTTACCGCTCAAAGTCTGGCGACAAATCGGCCAATACCATATTCTTAAGCCTCTAGGGACCGGGGATAATACTTTTATTGCCTGGCGGGATGGTCACATGGTGGTGCTCAAAACCCTCCAACAGGAGTGGCTGGACCATGAAGATGCGTTGATCGCCTTCCAAGACCAAGCAGCTCAGCTCTGTCAGACCAGTCATCCCGGAATTCCTAAAATCTACGAAGCATTTGAGATAGAGGGACAACCTTATCTCGTCAGTGAGATGATCTATGGGCAAAATCTTAAGCAATGGGTGACGGAGCGAGGTCCCCTATCCCAGGAACAGACCATCTTGTGGATTTCAGATATTTGTGAAGTTTTAGATTATCTACATCAACAGTCCCCGGCTATTATTCACCGCAATCTCAAACCAGCCAATTTTTTGCGCCCTACCATTCCCCATGGTTTCAAGGAAGTGGTCTTGGTTAATTTTGGCGAGATGCAGCTTCTGAGCCCTGAAGCAGGCACATTCATTGGTTCTGTGGGCTACACGGCACCCGAGTTACAAGCCGGTAAAGCAGCGCCAGCCTCCGATCTCTATGCCTTAGGCGCGACTTTGGTTTACATTTTGACCGGGCAAGAACCCGATGCCTTTTACCGATTGGGAGATGAAGAATTTCGACTCCATGTCGAAGATGTTCCTCGACTCAGCCCAGAGATGGCAGATGTGATCCAACGCCTCACCCATCCACAACCCCAAAACCGCTATTCCTCTGCATCTCAAGTCGCTGAAGCCATGAGAGAACTGCTACCGGCACCGATTTGA
- a CDS encoding FHA domain-containing protein has product MIICPNCLHQNPDSATTCEACQSALPSTSSCPNCGASIQVGAQFCGQCGFNLLDAPNELDEIIALTTETPEAEPASSNNPFIFPDPQPPDPLVMPDLMPPEPAVIPPLPVDLPSLDNELPPFEAPPSPAPAYPEPASPGTPRTQLQQQTIQLVHVQTNAVIDLSPTLDRIHMGKPNDRVPPDIDVSGFPNAEVVSRVHADIRVEGGHYFIEDVGSSNGTYINSIPLLPGNRHRLRIGDRIALGKGNLVTFLFQLN; this is encoded by the coding sequence ATGATTATTTGTCCCAATTGTCTCCACCAAAATCCTGATAGTGCTACGACTTGTGAAGCTTGCCAGAGTGCCTTGCCCTCTACAAGTAGCTGCCCCAACTGTGGAGCATCCATTCAAGTTGGGGCACAGTTTTGTGGCCAATGTGGATTCAATCTGTTGGACGCCCCCAATGAGTTAGATGAAATCATCGCTCTCACCACCGAAACACCAGAAGCTGAACCCGCTTCCAGCAACAATCCATTTATTTTTCCCGATCCTCAACCCCCAGATCCCTTAGTCATGCCGGATCTGATGCCGCCAGAACCAGCGGTAATACCCCCCTTGCCCGTTGACTTACCTTCCCTAGATAATGAGCTGCCTCCATTCGAAGCGCCTCCATCTCCCGCTCCGGCTTATCCTGAACCCGCTTCGCCGGGTACGCCCAGAACTCAACTCCAACAGCAGACGATTCAGTTAGTCCATGTTCAGACCAACGCAGTGATTGATCTATCCCCGACCCTTGATCGGATCCATATGGGGAAACCCAACGATCGAGTTCCCCCCGACATTGACGTGTCAGGGTTCCCGAATGCTGAAGTCGTTTCTCGCGTTCATGCTGATATTCGGGTCGAAGGGGGTCATTATTTTATTGAAGATGTCGGTAGCTCAAATGGGACCTACATCAACAGCATTCCTCTGTTACCCGGCAATCGGCATCGCCTACGCATCGGCGACCGCATCGCCCTTGGCAAAGGCAATCTAGTCACTTTTCTATTCCAACTTAACTGA
- a CDS encoding DUF3370 domain-containing protein produces MLPLFATLWIQQPNLSLETPHSVSQTPVQPQLSSDRDGWVAQASRPSLKRQTNRQASRQGIEFRTLPGRLDTVPVFNSNSPEVVRRSGILLSTFPPRGKRQAKAHLNFAFNGRFDIFAHHVAKTNRPDDTPTFYKGILLYNPSRTRSITIKVLHSATFLGNPDAPYIALPPQVSNDLGKVFSGPGGRVVDQILRRRRQTHWPPVIYLRPGQSKMLMNLPIPVPSLSAKKPVRGPKAQKLLKLSAAKLPLRNIAPSSNTRSTLAHLQSSGPVYAASMAMLAPLNRNGTEKIPTKKDWEKLLINGELLSPRDKPPSPLNQRTDPFFYGRVAGVSRGSLWKAQVTDDLTSKELTIPRPGRSFAYGLSTLQRGTFGTGQVQSAPMLVRYPDTAYLAHGNYGVHYDLTLPFHNPSKKPRQVDIAIQTPLKHDRKGVGLNFWRSKTAPVFFRGTVRVRYKDDEGNSQLRYFHLVQKQGEKSQSLVTLKLKPDERRLVQVDYVYPPDATPPQVLTVKTDLFFGSRS; encoded by the coding sequence ATGCTGCCTCTGTTTGCAACTTTATGGATCCAACAGCCGAACTTATCTTTAGAGACACCTCATTCTGTATCCCAGACGCCTGTCCAGCCTCAACTCTCTTCAGATCGAGATGGGTGGGTTGCCCAAGCTTCTCGCCCTTCTTTAAAACGCCAAACGAATCGACAAGCATCACGGCAAGGGATTGAGTTTCGCACCTTGCCTGGCAGGCTCGATACAGTGCCTGTTTTCAACAGCAATAGTCCTGAAGTGGTCAGACGGTCCGGAATTTTGCTCTCTACATTTCCACCTCGGGGTAAACGTCAAGCCAAGGCCCATCTCAATTTTGCTTTCAACGGTCGATTTGATATTTTTGCCCATCACGTTGCCAAGACCAATCGGCCGGATGATACCCCCACGTTTTATAAAGGCATCCTGTTATATAATCCCAGCCGAACCCGCAGTATTACGATTAAAGTCTTACATTCAGCGACATTTCTGGGCAATCCTGATGCGCCCTACATTGCCCTCCCCCCTCAAGTCAGCAATGATTTGGGCAAGGTTTTTTCGGGACCGGGTGGACGAGTGGTCGATCAGATTCTGAGAAGACGCCGTCAAACCCATTGGCCCCCTGTTATTTATTTACGCCCTGGACAAAGCAAAATGCTGATGAACCTACCGATTCCGGTTCCCAGCTTATCGGCTAAAAAACCCGTCCGGGGTCCCAAAGCTCAAAAATTACTGAAGCTGAGTGCAGCTAAATTACCCCTCAGAAATATTGCGCCATCCTCAAATACTCGCTCCACTCTGGCTCATTTGCAGAGTAGTGGGCCAGTATATGCCGCCAGTATGGCCATGCTAGCCCCACTCAATCGCAATGGAACCGAAAAAATTCCCACGAAGAAAGATTGGGAAAAACTTTTGATTAATGGTGAGCTGCTCTCTCCTCGGGACAAGCCTCCTTCTCCTTTAAATCAAAGAACCGATCCATTTTTCTATGGTCGGGTCGCTGGCGTCAGTCGCGGATCCCTCTGGAAAGCACAAGTCACAGATGATCTCACCAGTAAAGAACTAACGATTCCTAGGCCCGGTCGCTCGTTTGCCTATGGATTGAGCACGCTACAGCGAGGAACCTTTGGGACAGGACAGGTCCAAAGTGCTCCGATGCTAGTGAGATATCCTGATACAGCTTATTTAGCCCATGGGAATTATGGGGTTCATTACGATTTAACCTTACCCTTCCATAACCCCAGTAAAAAGCCTCGACAGGTCGATATTGCTATTCAAACGCCTCTCAAACATGACCGCAAAGGGGTAGGTCTTAATTTTTGGCGATCAAAAACAGCCCCAGTTTTTTTCCGGGGCACGGTACGGGTACGATACAAAGACGATGAAGGCAATTCCCAGTTGCGTTATTTTCACCTGGTTCAAAAACAAGGCGAAAAAAGTCAATCTCTGGTGACGTTAAAACTGAAACCAGATGAACGGCGGTTGGTTCAGGTGGACTATGTTTATCCACCCGATGCCACTCCTCCTCAAGTGCTAACGGTTAAAACGGATCTTTTCTTTGGCAGTCGGAGCTAA
- a CDS encoding aminotransferase class I/II-fold pyridoxal phosphate-dependent enzyme, with protein sequence MSTNQQEAPLWQALYDCAQSSQVAFHTPGHKRGRGLPAAILQHLGSFLGSVDLPELPELDNLFAPEAAILEAQVLASQLFGAEQTWFLTNGSTCGILAALLAICGPGDQIIVPRNLHISVISGLVLCGAVPIFVQPALDQQLNLAHSLSVQDIQLAFEVYPQAKAIFLIHPTYEGICGDISAIATFAHDHGIPLIVDEAHGPHFAFNPQFPQSALAAGADLTIQSTHKMLGALTQAAMLHVQGHLVDRQRLSQTLQLVQSTSPNYLLLASLDAARHQLAHTGFEIMQQVLVLADKAHTQLQCLPNYHQWNPIGSTPGCIALDQTRLTIPTYPFGAQGYDLDQMLIDSYQISAELITPDHLTFLITLGNTDADIDRLLLALQDLYQPHLQPYPHSYPKAKPPISLPVLSPREAYWHPSEAIPIMESVGRVSTESICPYPPGIPTLLPGERIQQQDLDWLLQLQQEGGVITGGSDLSFNTLKVVRE encoded by the coding sequence ATGAGCACTAATCAACAGGAAGCTCCCCTTTGGCAGGCCCTATATGACTGTGCCCAGTCTAGCCAAGTTGCATTTCATACCCCTGGTCATAAAAGAGGACGTGGGCTACCTGCTGCTATTCTTCAGCATCTCGGCTCCTTTCTAGGCTCAGTTGATCTACCTGAACTACCCGAGTTAGATAATCTCTTTGCCCCCGAAGCGGCCATTCTAGAAGCTCAGGTACTAGCGTCACAACTCTTTGGGGCTGAGCAAACCTGGTTTCTCACCAACGGTTCGACCTGTGGGATTCTGGCAGCATTGCTAGCCATTTGCGGTCCAGGCGATCAGATCATCGTGCCGCGCAATCTTCATATATCCGTCATTTCTGGTCTGGTTCTCTGTGGCGCAGTTCCTATTTTTGTGCAACCGGCTTTGGATCAGCAGCTCAACTTAGCCCATAGTTTATCAGTGCAGGATATTCAGCTCGCGTTCGAGGTCTATCCTCAGGCCAAGGCTATCTTCTTGATCCATCCCACCTATGAAGGGATTTGCGGAGACATATCGGCCATCGCCACTTTTGCCCATGATCACGGCATCCCCTTGATCGTCGATGAAGCCCATGGACCCCATTTTGCTTTTAATCCTCAATTCCCTCAATCTGCTCTCGCAGCTGGTGCAGACCTAACCATACAATCCACTCACAAAATGCTGGGAGCATTGACACAAGCAGCTATGCTCCATGTTCAAGGTCATCTCGTCGATCGGCAACGGCTCAGCCAAACCCTACAGCTGGTGCAATCCACCAGTCCTAATTATCTACTGCTGGCCTCTTTGGATGCCGCTCGCCACCAGCTAGCCCATACTGGATTTGAGATAATGCAGCAAGTTTTAGTCCTAGCGGACAAAGCACATACTCAACTACAGTGTTTGCCTAACTATCACCAATGGAATCCAATTGGCAGCACCCCCGGCTGTATTGCCCTTGATCAGACTCGTCTCACCATTCCGACTTATCCATTTGGTGCCCAGGGATATGACCTGGATCAAATGCTGATCGACAGTTATCAGATTTCGGCTGAACTCATCACACCAGACCATCTCACCTTCTTGATCACGTTAGGCAATACGGATGCTGATATTGATCGACTACTCCTAGCATTGCAAGATCTTTACCAACCTCATTTACAGCCATATCCGCATTCCTATCCAAAGGCTAAGCCGCCTATCTCTTTACCTGTGCTATCTCCTAGAGAAGCCTATTGGCATCCATCAGAGGCCATACCGATCATGGAATCTGTCGGCCGGGTCAGTACTGAGAGTATTTGCCCCTATCCACCTGGCATCCCCACACTGCTCCCTGGAGAAAGAATCCAGCAGCAAGATTTAGACTGGCTTTTACAACTTCAACAAGAGGGGGGAGTGATTACAGGGGGGAGTGATTTGAGCTTTAATACCTTAAAGGTTGTGAGAGAGTAG
- the pgl gene encoding 6-phosphogluconolactonase, which yields MKPNVEVFADRSQLIKRALELTLAEIKDAIAQRGRCTIALAGGNTPKPLYEQLAQQNLPWQNIHIFWGDERYVPISDPQSNAGMATKAWLNHVAIPPSNIYPMPTQAADPTEAAQTYDQQLQTFFGTGPKEFPSFDIVLLGLGPDGHTASLFPHTDALQVCDRNVTVGNKDGQPRLTLTVPVLNQARCIVFLATGANKQDALTEIFAETADATHYPARLIQPMNGKLSWLLDAAAGEPLQKYI from the coding sequence ATGAAACCTAATGTTGAAGTTTTTGCAGATCGATCACAGTTAATAAAACGTGCCCTAGAACTGACCCTCGCTGAAATCAAAGATGCGATCGCACAACGAGGACGCTGCACCATCGCCTTAGCCGGGGGAAACACACCTAAGCCCCTATATGAACAACTCGCCCAACAAAACCTACCGTGGCAAAATATCCACATTTTTTGGGGAGACGAGCGGTATGTTCCGATTTCTGATCCGCAAAGTAATGCGGGCATGGCCACCAAAGCCTGGCTCAACCATGTGGCTATTCCCCCCAGCAATATTTATCCTATGCCCACCCAAGCTGCCGATCCAACGGAGGCGGCTCAAACCTATGACCAGCAGCTACAGACTTTTTTTGGCACTGGCCCCAAGGAATTTCCCAGCTTTGACATCGTATTGCTAGGCTTGGGACCTGATGGCCATACCGCCAGCCTATTTCCCCATACCGATGCGCTACAGGTTTGCGATCGCAACGTCACCGTTGGCAACAAAGACGGTCAACCTCGACTGACCTTAACCGTCCCCGTTCTTAACCAAGCTCGATGCATTGTCTTTCTAGCAACAGGCGCGAATAAGCAAGACGCCTTGACTGAGATTTTTGCAGAGACTGCTGATGCCACCCACTATCCTGCTCGCTTAATCCAGCCTATGAATGGCAAACTCTCATGGCTACTAGATGCTGCAGCAGGAGAACCTCTACAGAAGTACATATAA
- the fusA gene encoding elongation factor G: protein MKDLTRYRNIGIFAHVDAGKTTTTERILKLTGKIHKIGEVHEGEATTDFMEQEQERGITIQSAATSCVWNDHQLNIIDTPGHVDFTIEVYRSLKVLDGGVGVFCGSGGVEPQSETNWRYANDSKVARIIYVNKLDRTGADFYRVVDQVEKILAARPLVMTLPIGTENEFIGVVDVLTEKAWVWDDSGEPMNYEIQDVPEDMKDDLATYREMLIETAVEQDDDLMEKYLEGEEVSIEDLKRCIRKGTRDLEFFPTYCGSAFKNKGVQLVLDAVVDYLPNPKEVKPQPEVDLEGNETGNFAVVNPDNPMRALAFKIMDDRFGALTFTRIYSGTISKGDTVLNTATGKTERIGRLVEMHADSREEITSAQAGDIIAIVGLKNVQTGHTLCDPKEPATLEPMVFPAPVISIAVAPKTKGGDEKMGMALSKMVQEDPSFHVVTDEESGETIIKGMGELHLDIKVDILKRTHGIEVEVGKPQVAYRESITKRLEDSYTHKKQSGGSGQYGKIDYVVEPGEQGSGFQFESKVTGGNVPREYWPAVEKGFGNSIDKGVLAGFPCVDIKVTLTDGSFHPVDSSAIAFEIAAKSAYRQSIPKAGPQLLEPIMSVDAFTPDDHVGDVIGDLNRRRGMIKSQDSNPMGSRIKADVPLSEMFGYIGDLRTMTSGRGQFSMEFSHYAPCPTNVAEEVIKEAKERQEAK, encoded by the coding sequence ATGAAAGACCTCACCCGCTATCGCAACATTGGTATCTTTGCCCACGTAGATGCTGGTAAAACCACCACTACAGAAAGAATCTTGAAGTTAACCGGCAAAATCCACAAGATTGGTGAAGTGCACGAAGGTGAGGCCACCACTGACTTCATGGAGCAGGAGCAAGAGCGGGGGATTACGATTCAGTCCGCTGCCACCTCTTGTGTTTGGAACGATCACCAGCTCAACATTATTGATACCCCTGGACACGTTGATTTCACCATTGAGGTTTATCGCTCCCTTAAGGTTTTGGATGGCGGCGTCGGTGTATTTTGTGGCTCTGGTGGGGTAGAACCTCAATCCGAGACCAACTGGCGCTACGCGAACGACTCTAAAGTCGCCCGGATTATCTATGTCAATAAACTAGACCGCACCGGGGCTGACTTTTACCGCGTTGTTGACCAAGTTGAAAAAATCCTGGCCGCCAGGCCTTTAGTCATGACTCTGCCTATCGGCACCGAAAACGAATTTATCGGTGTCGTGGATGTGCTTACGGAAAAAGCCTGGGTTTGGGATGATTCCGGCGAGCCCATGAACTATGAAATCCAAGACGTCCCTGAAGATATGAAGGACGATCTTGCCACCTACCGCGAGATGCTAATCGAGACAGCGGTCGAGCAAGATGACGACCTCATGGAAAAATATTTGGAAGGCGAAGAAGTCAGCATCGAAGACTTGAAGCGCTGTATCCGCAAAGGAACCCGTGATCTGGAATTTTTCCCCACTTACTGTGGATCTGCTTTTAAAAACAAGGGTGTACAGCTCGTCCTGGATGCAGTCGTTGACTATTTGCCCAACCCCAAAGAAGTCAAACCTCAACCAGAAGTTGATCTGGAAGGTAATGAAACAGGTAACTTTGCCGTTGTCAATCCAGATAACCCCATGCGGGCCTTGGCATTCAAAATTATGGATGACCGATTTGGAGCGCTGACCTTTACCCGTATCTACTCCGGCACGATTTCTAAAGGCGATACGGTTCTCAATACTGCCACCGGTAAAACCGAACGGATTGGCCGTCTTGTGGAGATGCATGCCGACTCTCGCGAGGAAATTACTTCCGCTCAAGCGGGCGACATTATCGCTATTGTCGGTCTCAAGAATGTGCAGACAGGACATACCCTCTGCGATCCGAAAGAGCCTGCGACCCTTGAACCCATGGTCTTTCCTGCCCCCGTGATTTCAATCGCGGTTGCGCCCAAAACAAAGGGCGGAGACGAAAAGATGGGAATGGCCCTCAGCAAAATGGTGCAAGAAGATCCCTCTTTCCATGTGGTAACGGATGAAGAGAGTGGTGAAACCATCATTAAAGGGATGGGCGAGCTTCACCTTGATATTAAGGTGGATATTCTTAAGCGCACCCATGGTATCGAAGTGGAAGTCGGTAAACCCCAAGTGGCCTATCGAGAATCCATTACTAAGCGTCTTGAAGATAGCTATACCCACAAGAAACAGTCGGGTGGTTCGGGTCAGTACGGCAAGATTGATTATGTCGTCGAGCCGGGCGAACAAGGTTCAGGCTTCCAGTTTGAATCTAAGGTCACAGGGGGTAACGTTCCTCGTGAATACTGGCCTGCGGTAGAGAAAGGATTTGGCAATAGTATCGATAAAGGTGTACTGGCAGGGTTCCCTTGTGTTGATATCAAGGTAACGTTGACGGATGGCTCCTTCCACCCGGTTGACTCTTCTGCCATTGCCTTTGAAATTGCTGCCAAGTCAGCCTATCGTCAGTCCATTCCTAAGGCCGGTCCTCAATTACTGGAACCGATCATGAGTGTAGATGCCTTCACCCCTGACGATCATGTGGGGGATGTGATCGGTGACCTCAACCGTCGTCGAGGCATGATTAAGTCCCAAGACTCTAATCCCATGGGATCTCGCATCAAAGCAGATGTGCCCTTGAGTGAGATGTTTGGCTACATTGGCGACTTGCGGACCATGACCTCTGGTCGCGGTCAGTTCTCCATGGAGTTTTCCCATTACGCCCCTTGCCCCACAAATGTGGCGGAAGAGGTGATTAAGGAAGCCAAGGAACGTCAAGAAGCCAAGTAA
- a CDS encoding tetratricopeptide repeat protein: MSAPLFQQGQAQLRQKQYADAIATFTQVLESEPFSVDAYCQRGLAHYDSGNVYAAIEDYGKALEIDSKSAKAYYCRALARLSLKNVPGTMADVELAIGCDRTYAAAHKLRGIVHRKQGDIQAAISDFKVASGLYLDQKDADGARQCIDKIEEIRPKTPNPTAPITKAPAVPPPLSEKDYFTQILDRAKIGQLSQALSDINWVLQADPQDGKAYCCRGLVYCKQGNYQAAVADFNQALTLKFEDAITYRGRSKARLNLKDPQGAISDCNQALFLSPEDSDAYVARGNAYRGIGHNLGAIEDYAEALRLNSNNADAFYQRGLTYAGMQENPQAIADYQRAISLFCAQEEWFNYQQVLAQLNKLQPPAQTESHGAPPKPPQTQHERLWQRLLELLGGNQDLARGIVRSTKSQYPGRSEEWYLETVILNLEEHMR, translated from the coding sequence ATGAGTGCCCCGTTATTTCAACAAGGACAAGCGCAACTTCGGCAAAAGCAATACGCAGATGCGATCGCAACCTTTACCCAAGTCCTGGAATCTGAGCCATTTTCCGTAGATGCCTACTGCCAACGAGGGTTGGCCCACTACGATTCTGGCAATGTCTATGCCGCGATTGAAGACTATGGTAAGGCTCTAGAGATTGACTCTAAATCAGCCAAAGCCTATTACTGCCGCGCCCTAGCACGACTCTCCTTGAAAAATGTGCCTGGGACGATGGCTGATGTTGAGCTGGCGATTGGTTGCGATCGCACCTATGCTGCCGCCCATAAACTGCGCGGTATTGTCCATCGCAAGCAAGGAGATATCCAAGCTGCGATCTCAGATTTTAAAGTGGCTTCAGGACTCTATCTCGATCAAAAAGATGCGGATGGAGCACGTCAATGCATCGACAAGATCGAAGAAATTCGGCCAAAAACGCCTAATCCTACTGCTCCAATCACAAAGGCACCCGCAGTGCCACCCCCCCTATCGGAAAAAGATTACTTTACGCAAATCCTCGATCGGGCCAAAATCGGCCAGCTCAGTCAGGCTCTCTCGGACATTAATTGGGTCTTGCAGGCCGATCCACAGGATGGCAAAGCTTATTGCTGCAGGGGATTGGTCTACTGTAAACAAGGCAACTACCAAGCTGCGGTCGCAGATTTCAACCAGGCTCTCACCCTCAAATTTGAAGATGCTATTACCTATCGAGGACGGAGCAAGGCCCGCCTGAATCTCAAGGATCCCCAAGGGGCGATTTCTGACTGCAACCAGGCCTTATTCTTATCCCCTGAAGATAGTGACGCCTATGTCGCCAGGGGCAATGCCTACCGAGGAATTGGACATAATCTGGGAGCTATCGAAGACTATGCCGAAGCTTTACGCCTGAATAGCAACAACGCCGATGCCTTTTATCAGCGCGGCCTGACCTATGCGGGGATGCAGGAAAATCCTCAAGCCATTGCCGATTATCAGCGGGCCATTAGCCTGTTTTGTGCTCAAGAAGAATGGTTCAATTATCAGCAGGTGTTAGCCCAACTCAATAAGCTGCAACCTCCTGCCCAGACCGAATCTCATGGTGCTCCACCTAAACCTCCGCAAACCCAGCATGAGCGCTTATGGCAACGACTCCTGGAATTACTGGGTGGTAACCAAGATTTAGCGCGGGGGATTGTGCGGAGTACGAAGTCACAATATCCCGGGCGCTCCGAAGAGTGGTACTTGGAAACCGTGATTCTAAACCTGGAAGAACATATGAGATAA
- the cbiT gene encoding precorrin-6Y C5,15-methyltransferase subunit CbiT: protein MPSPPWPYTSPGIPDELFERLPGIPMTQRDTRLLLISQLRLTTDTVLWDIGAGTGTIPIEAGLLCPQGQIIAIERDEEVVNLIQANCDRFAVENVDIIQGNAPGCLDDLQPQPTRICIEGGHPMQELLRTAWSHLQTNGRLVASASSLETLYIISETFSSLHARNIEVVQSVINRLETRGTRQLFAAVDPMFILSGEKL, encoded by the coding sequence ATGCCCTCCCCTCCTTGGCCCTATACCAGTCCTGGCATCCCAGATGAACTCTTTGAGCGTTTACCTGGAATCCCCATGACACAGCGGGATACCCGATTATTATTAATCTCACAATTGCGGCTGACGACGGATACAGTACTGTGGGACATTGGTGCAGGAACTGGCACCATTCCCATTGAAGCAGGCTTACTCTGTCCCCAGGGACAAATCATTGCCATCGAGCGGGATGAAGAAGTAGTTAATCTCATTCAAGCGAATTGTGATCGATTCGCAGTTGAGAATGTCGATATTATTCAGGGCAATGCTCCAGGCTGTTTGGATGACCTCCAACCTCAACCCACTCGAATTTGTATAGAAGGGGGACACCCCATGCAAGAACTGTTGAGAACAGCATGGAGTCATCTGCAAACTAATGGACGATTGGTGGCATCTGCATCTAGTCTAGAAACGCTGTATATCATTTCTGAAACCTTTTCTTCCCTTCATGCTCGCAACATTGAAGTCGTTCAGTCCGTCATCAATCGTTTGGAGACACGTGGCACGCGCCAATTGTTTGCTGCTGTCGATCCTATGTTTATCTTGAGCGGTGAGAAACTTTGA